TAGGTATTAGGTAGAAAACTTTCTGGTTGTGAGTGTTTTCCCCCCGGTTTATGGGTCCAAATTCCTGATTTTGTTTGGTTTTCTTGAGATTTACGTATGATTATTCTTTATCTTTATATTATCTCTGTTCGTCTTTGTTCTTCATTCCTCTAGTTTAATCCTGAAGCCTCGAGCTATACTTgtaatttacatataaataccACATAATTGCACTAGTTTAGGCTGATTTTTTTTGCtaatttctaattatttattgtttattcagTTGCTGGTTTGTTTTGCtgaatttcatttcattaaGATAAATGTTAACTATATACTCTTTCAGACTTTGTGCTACAcgtcatttaaaaaattttctagtttcacaaatttcattttaaataaactTATGCAGACTGATGGATGTGAAACAAGGCCAGAATAAGGAAGGAAAGACAGTTCTTTATTTGGTGTTCGAGTACATGGATACTGACCTCAAGAAATACATCCGGAGCTTCCGTCAAACAGGAGGTCATGTCCCACCTGCAGCTGTGAAGGTATTCATAGCTTCTCAACTCAGGGGAATTTATCTTCCTTGTATTGATGATGTTATACTTATGTATGTCTTGAATCTATTGTTGTTAATTCGCAGAGCTTGATGTACCAGCTTTGTAAGGGAGTTGCTTTTTGCCATGGTCATGGTGTTTTACACAGGTAATTCATGGTTTTCCCATCATATTTATACACCATCAACCTTAGTTCTTAGTTATTCTATTTCATCATGATGTTCACCATTCCAATTATGTAGGGATCTTAAGCCGCACAATCTTTTGATGGATCCCAAGACAATGACGCTTAAAATAGCCGACCTTGGATTGGCCAGATCGTATACAGTACCCATAAAAAAGTATACTCATGAGGTAACATTCTGGCCTAGACATCAATTATCTAATCAGATGACTGGATTGATATCTTTTAATGTTTGCTAATTTCACGGTCTTCTTCCAGATATTGACCCTCTGGTACAGAGCTCCAGAAGTGCTTCTGGGTGCTACACATTACTCACCTGCAGTGGATATCTGGTCTGTTGCCTGCATTTTTGGTATAGATCTAATTCTCCCTATACCACGTATCTCGTAAATAAGATATCCAACTAGAACATTAAAGTATTTTATTCTGTTTACTAAAATTCAGCTGAGTTGGTTACAAACCAAGCTCTCTTCGCTGGAGACTCAGAGCTTCAGCAGCTTCTACACATATTCAGGTTTGATAGaccaaaaaacaaagaaaattggATTTCAATTTTGGCTGCATTTAAGTTCTTACTGAATCTAAAATCTGAAACAGACTGTTGGGTACTCCAAACGAAAAAGTGTGGCCTGGTGTGAGCAAGCTTGTGAACTGGCATGAATATCCACAGTGGAGTCCACAGCCACTGTCTTCAATGGTTAAGGAACTGGATGAGGAGGGACTAAACCTCTTATCCGTAAGCTTTGCTTTGTTAAACTTGTTGTCACGATCAAATATTGTCTTAAAATGTCTTCCAAGATTAGTCATTTTTATGATTCTCGATTTCAGGAAATGCTGCACTACGAACCAGCTAAGAGAATTTCAGCCAAGAAAGCTATGGAACATCCTTTCTTCGATGATCTTGACAAGTCTCGTCTCTGAAGCCGCACTTATGGTCTGTCTAGGTGTTGTGATTAAACGAATTCGAGTCATTTTCATTTTGCTCGACTCGAGCACGTATTCCTTGTTATCAACTTATGGGTTTATtatcaaattgcttgtctatgCAAGAGCATGATATCATTAACCACATAATGAAAGTTCAAATTTACATTCTAATCATAAATGTTGTCAGGAGGaaaataaaacacacacacacacacacaccaattTTAGCAAACTATCACCAATTTTCGCATTCTATCATGTTGTTTTAGAGAATATAATTAGTTGGTGTTCGTTGTGTTGGATGAGGAGAGCAACTAACCATacttttaacatattttttgaCAGTTCTTTTAATTCTTATAAATGTgtacaataaataaattttctctCAACCCATTTCGAGGATCTTCCTTCAATCCTTCCCCTGCCTGCTTAAtgatacatatataattttaaaaggaGCATACGCAGCTTCATGTTTGAAATATGTCGATGTTGTCCGCTGTACAGACAGAAACCTTTGTTTGAAGCTGCGTGGTGCTGCAAAAAGACAAGAATGACCCCCTGGTGGAGTCATATCCtacaaagttttttttattacatcgGGACGATCGTACGACCTAGGGGGAGGGAATGGGGTGAGACCACGGGTCTCTCATATCCTTCAAAGTTGGTAAAAGATTCAAATGAACAAAGcatacatttttttataaaaaaaagcgTATTGCATCCTTCCTATTCGTACAAAGTTTACACCCTATTTATTCATTATCCAATATAACCAGTACATAAATACAAGGGCTATAAGGCATCAAACTAAATTTTAAACGATACCTATAAACAGAAAAGATGTTAACTTAcagattttgatttattaattattgagcGTAAACAGTATGATCGTTAATCATTTGTTTGCCTCCTCATTCTTTGTAGATCCGATCTTCATCCCAACTGCAAAAATACTAGGATCCAATTTTCCTACAACTACTGAAAAGGGTCTTTCGGAGCACAGTTCTAGGAGCCAATTTTGGCGATGTCCTTGCTAGAGCGGTTATACTTCATGTGGCTTTTAACGAGCTGGCCAGCGGCAATGGCTGACATTAGAGAAAGCTCTCCTGCTAAGACTGAACCGGCTACTATGGTGGCCAGGAGCCGAGAATTTGCACCAGGGGATTCGCGGCTGGCACCCTTGACACCAAGCAGGTTGAGACAAGCCGATTGTGATGCTAATTGAGTTCCGCCACCAATAGTGCCAACCTGAAAAGAAGTACCAGTCAAACCTCAGTACTTGGGGATTGATGCATAGAGTTTGCCACTTGAATGATATTTTGTGGTCACAAGGAAATTCGCTGTTCATATACACGTTTTGTTATAACAATCCTTGTTGATGACCCAAGAAATCCAAAGAAGAATAACCTAGAAGCACTGGTTGATCTAGCGTAGGGCGAACGGGCCACAGCCtccaaaattttttaatttgtttttacaaTGTATCATGTTAACTAAAAAGCCACTccaaataattgaaaatcaCATATATCAGTGGTAGAGGcaactttatatttttttcttctagGTACTCATATTTGAATCTCTCCTATCTCAATCTTTTGTCTTTTGTAAGCGGAACCCAAAAACCGAAATCCTAAATCCGCTACTGCCTAGAAGGTGGTAGAAGCACTTCAAACTTATGTCACTTGACAATTTTGTTATGGGGCTGTTGTGGAACATGTAATATGACGAGAACTACTAAAGATGCTGACGTTAACCTGTTCCTACCAAACAAATTAACAGGCGGCAGTAGTTTGTTTTTATCAGATAGTCTATCTCCATTGCAAGTTTCCAAACAAGAGAATCGATGTTAGGCTATACACATAAGACACGAGCCAAAACCCAAAAAAGCTAATTTATTAGGTTGGAGAGTCCTTTCCAATTTGCTGGGAAGCCGAACATGTAAGGAATGGCGTAATGTTGCTAAAGAGATGTTAAATACCTCAATTGATGGCATGGATACAGAAACATGAAGATCATTCCCATTGTTAACAGCCTCCATCATTGTAATGCAATGAGAACTTTCTATGTTTTGTGCTGGATCCTGCCCCGTGGCTATAAAAATCGCCGAAACAATATTGGCTGCATGTGCGTTGAAACCACCAAGAGCACCAGCAATGGCAGAGCCCGTGAGGTTCTTGAGCATGTTTAGCTCAACAAGAGCAGGCACAGTAGTTTTCAACACCTTAGCCACCACGTCTCCTTTTATTATAGACTCGCAGACAACTGATTTTCCACGCCCTTCAATCCAATTTACTGCAGCAGGTTTTTTATCGGAACAAAAATTTCCTTGGCCAAAAAAGACAAATTAAGTTTAGTAAAAGTGAAATGAAAAGGTTCATATATGATTATAAAAAACTACCACTGTAGATAAGTTTTTGTCCCATGACATTAGAAGTATTACACCAGGTATTAGAAATGAATACACCGGGCAAGAGATGCTATAAgcgaaagaaaaaagagaaaacaTAGATTTCATGCATTCTTTCAACACTTTCCTAATACACGAGATACTGTGCTAAAAAGAAGCATTGTTCAAGGAAATAAAATAAGTTAGCTTTCGAATGAGGaaagtttttaattttcatttttcaaatttactCACCAGAAATCCCAATAACATCCATATCAGGAAAATCGTTTTGAAGGAAGTCTAAGACATTCTGAACACCTTTCGAAACCATGTTCATCCCCATGGCATCACCTGTGCTACAGCTAAATCTAATGTACAGATTTTTCCCCGCAATAGCACATTGAATTCTAAGGAGTCTTGCAAATCTACTTGACCTGTTCCAAcattgaaaatttgttgaaaCGGAGATACATTTCCAGTAACAGAATCGAATTCAATGCATATAGCCATATCAAACAAGAGCAACTTAATAAAGCATGGTTTCGATGTCAGGTGCCCGTAAAAACCACCAACTCAggaaaatgaaaacaatatCAGCACGGCAACATACTGAGACTCACAGTGAATCAATTTGACCGCTCAGTCTCTGTTCTTTTTGTTGGATAAATGAATAATGAAGAGTTGTTGAATAGGAAAGGGAGTGGGAGTTGTTGAATAGGAAAGGGAGTGGGAGTTGTCCCACATTGAGAAAATAGCCAAAGCAAGTCTTCCTTATAAATTCCAAGTTTGAATAGGGGTTTGGGCCCCAAGGGGTACCAGAAGTTTTTAGAAGGGGAAGACGCTAATAAGATGTGTCTTGGTGAACACACGCGCGCGCGCTCGGCTCGGCCGGCCCGGCCCGGTGCGGTCTTTGACAAGTATTAATCTTTTTGGACcaaatttatttggaaaataTTGTCAGAAAGAAGCACACGCACATGCGCGCACAAGATGATGCATTGGACATAGCAAGGCGCGCGGGTTCTGGATAAATGCGCACTGGAAATGTATCTCCGTTTCTTTGGTGCTGACTTCAAAATGGTGTACGCAAAATCTGTAATAAGCCATGTAcaagaaattcaaattattattcatgACTTATTGGCAGAAGGGATGGATGTTAATGAACCATTCCAAGTGGCGGCTATCATTGAGAAATTGCCACCGATGTGGAAAGATTTCAAGAACTACCTTAAGCACAAGCGCAAGGAGTTGAAACTTGAAGATCTGATTGTGAGGCTTCGTATTGAGGAAGATAGCCGATCTTCTGAAGCCAGAACACACAAGAAAACAATGGAGGCCGAGGCCAAGGCAAACCTGACAGAATCTAGCACTAGTCACAAGAGAAAGCGCCTTCAAAATGAGAAACGAGGGCAGACCAAAAAGTTCAAAGGAACTTgttacaactgtggcaaaccaAATCATATGGCCAAAGACTGTCGTCTTCCAAGGAAAGTCAACAAAAATCAGAATCTAAGGCAAGCCAATGTCATTGAAGAAAGGCATGTACCCATAGACCTATCACAACTTGATCTATCCGCAGTTGTGTTTGAAACCAACTTGGTGGATAATCCAAGGGAATGGTGGGTAGATACCGGATCCACTAGCCACATATGTGCTGAAAAAGAAATGTTCTCAGCCTACACTACTGTAAGTGATAGGAAATTGTTTATGGGAAACTCTACGACGTCTGAGGTCGTAGGAATTGGCAAAGTGGTGTTGAAGATGACTTCCGGCAAAGAGATAACATTGTTGAATGTGCTGCATGTGCCAGACATTCGAAAGAACTTAGGTTCTGAATCTTTGTTGAGTAAGGCTGGTTTTAAACTTGTGTTTGAATCGGACAAGTTTGTCCTAACTAAGGCTGGTGTATTTGTAGGAAAAGGGTACCAAAATAGTGGTCTCTTTAAACTGAATGTAATGAATGTTTGCCGCCATGAGGCGAAGAATAAAGTGAATGATTCTGTTTACTTGTTTAAAAGTTCTAATTGTGGCATGAAAGATTAGGACATGTTAACTTCAACACATTACAAAGACTTGCAAATTTAAATGTAATATCTGCATTTAAAAGAAATCCACAAGATAAATGTGAGATTTGTGTTGAAGCAAAGATGGCCAAAGCTCCATTCTATTCTGTGACAAGAAGTACTAATCCACTTGAATTAATTCACACTGACGTCTGTGATTTAAAGTTTGTGCAAACTCGAGGTGGGAATAAGTACTTCATAACATTCATTGATGATTGCACAAGGTTCTGTTACGTCTACTTATTGAAAAGTAAAGATGAAGCTATAGAagctttcaaaaattataagaaTGAGGTTGAGAATCAATTGAGtacaaaaatcaaaatgatTCGAAGTGATAGAAGTGGAGAATATGTCGCTTCATTTGAAGAATTTTGCACTAACAATGACATAATTCATCAAAATACAGCACCATATTCACCTCAATCAAATGGAGTTGCAGAACGTAAAAATCGTACTCTTAAGGAGATGATGAATGCGTTGTGGATAAATTCTGGCTTACCTCAAAACTTGTGGGGGGAAGCAATACTATCTGCAAACcacatttttaataaaataccacacaAAGGGAAAGATGAAACTCCATATGAGTTATGGAAGGGTCGCACAAACCATCCTATAAATACCTAAAAGTGTGGTGGTGTTTGGCTAAAATAGAAATACCCAAGCCAAAACAAGTTAAAATTGGACCCAAAACTGTTGACTGCACTTTTATTGGATATGCATATAATAGTAGTGCATATAGGTTCTTGGTGCATAAGTCAACGATTCCTGATATTAATGAAGGAACGATTATGGAATCAAGGAATGCAATATTCTTTGAAAACAATTTTCTTTGTAAGGAAAGAAAAGAAGGTTTCAATAAACGGTCTTATGAATCTAGTATTGATTCTAAAGAAGTCAATGAAGAACCAAGACGTGGAAAGAGAGCAAGAGTTGAAAAGTCCTTTGGTCCTGACTTTATGACTTATATGTTAGATGATGAACCAAGAACTATTAAAGAAGCTCTATCCAATCCCGAAGCTCTTTTCTGGAAAGAAGCTATAAATGATGAAATAGAATCCATCATGCAATATCATACGTGGGAATTGAGTGATCTCCCTCCGGGTTGTAAGCCTTTAGGATGCAAGTGGATCCTTAAAAGAAAATACAAAGAAGATGGATCTATAGATAAATACAAAGCCCGATTGGTGGCTAAATGGTTTAAACAAAAGGAAGGATATGACTTCTTTGACACATACTCTCCAGTCACTAGGATTACATCCATTCGTGTTCTCATAGCTATTGCTGCATTGCATAACCTAGAGATTcaccaaatggatgtaaagacagaCTTCTTGAATGGAGAACTGGAAGAGGAAATATATATGGAACAACCCGAGGGGTTTGTCGTTCCCGGACAAGAAAAGAATGTGTGTAAACTTGTCAAGTCATTATACGGACTCAAACAAGTACCTAAGCAATGGCATGAAAAATTTGACACTTCAATGAAGTCAAATGGTTTCAAAATCAACGAATGTGATAAATGCGTTTATATTAAAGATAGTGCAAATGCTTATGTCATTGTATGCCTTTATGTAGACGACATGTTGATTATGGGAAGTAATCATGAGTTGATTATAAATACCAATAATATGTTGAAAAGGTcttttgatatgaaagacttgGGGTTGTGTGATATCATATTAGGGATTAAAATCTCTAGAATGCCTGAAGGAATAGTTTTATCACAAACTCATTATGTTGAAAAGGTGCTTGAAAGATTCAGTACCTTAAACAGTCGTCCTGCTAGAACACCTATAGATTTAGGTGTTCATTTAGCAAAGAATCGAGGAGAACCCATCTCACAACTGGAATATGCAAGGATAATAGGTAGTCTAATGTACTTGACTAACTGTACTCGTCCAGATCTTGCATATTCAGTTAACAAGTTAAGTAGGTTCACAAGTAATCCAAATAAGGATCATTGGAAAGCCTTAACAAGAGTGCTTggatatttgaaatatacatTGAACTATGGTTTGATATATTCAAAATATCCTGCAGTTTTAGAAGGATACTGTGATGCTAATTGGATATCTGACACAAAAGACTCCAAGTCCACTAGTGGATATGTATTCACAATAGGTGGAGGAGCGGTGTCATGGAAATCGTCTAAGCAAACATGTATAGCTCGATCCACTATGGAATCCGAGTTCATGGCATTAGACAAAGCTGGGGAAGAAGCCGAATGGCTAAGAAACTTCCTAGAAGATATTCCTTGTTGGAATAAGCCAATGCCTTCCATTAACATTCATTGCGATAGTCAATCGGCAATAGGAAGAGCACAAAGCAGTATGTACAATGGTAAGTCTCGTCACATTAAACGGAGACATAATACCACAAGACAATTGATCTCGAATGGGGTTATCTCTGTTGAATATGTGAAATCAAAGGAAAACATGGCGGATCCGTTTACAAAAGGAATAAATAGAGATCAAATGTACAAACTGTTAAGAGGAATGGGCTTAAAatccacaaaataaaatatttatagcgGTAACCCAACCTTGTGAAGTGGAGATCCCATGACcttggttcaatgggacaactaAGTTATAAATATCAGTTTGAATACTTGGAATAAATAAAGGCTCATTCCTACAAAATCCAAGTAGAAAAGACCTGCAACATGTGGTGAggttaatttttgttttaatgatTCCTATACCTATGAGTTAGAGTATGGCAGGATACTCTAGATAGGAGATCACCTATATAAGTGAGAAGTAATGGCCGCTTCAATGGAAAACAATTATGAATCTAAGATATGGTCCAGGGCCGAAATGGACACAACATGAGAACAAGAATATGTTAGAATTACTATTGTGTAAATACTATTGACTTGGTTTACATAAACGGTTGACTAGTTCAAGACATCATGTCACTACTCAACTAGTAAATCCTATAGTATATTACTAAGGAAGATTCAAAGTCAAAAAACTACCTATCCTAATGCAATAATAATTCACAAGAGCTTTCAAGTAAATCTGCATACATGCATTAAGTTCATttatgtgggggattgttggataAATGAATAATGAAGAGTTGTTGAATAGGAAAGTGAGTGGGAGTTGTCCCACATTGAGAAAATAGCCAAAGCAAGTCTTCCTTATAAACTCCAAGTTTGAATAGAGGTTTGGGCCCCAAGGGGTACCAGAAGTTTTTAGAAGGGGGAAGACGCTAATAAGATGTGTCTTGGTGAACACACACACGCGCGCGCGCTCGGCCCGGTCCGGCCCGGCCCGGTTCGGTGCGGTCTTTGACAAGTATTAATCTTTTTGGACcaaatttatttggaaaataTTGTCAGAAAGAAGCACACGCACATGCGGCCTGAACACACTACAGTGCTCTCAAGACGATGCATTGGACAGAGCAAGGCGCGCGGGTGCGCCACATCCCGCGCGGATGCGCGCCTATTGCTGCACGTAGGAGACATCGCCCAGAACAGGGCGCGCGGCCGCGCAGCTTCTCGCGCGGGCGCTCGGGAAGGCAG
This window of the Primulina huaijiensis isolate GDHJ02 unplaced genomic scaffold, ASM1229523v2 scaffold20025, whole genome shotgun sequence genome carries:
- the LOC140966079 gene encoding cell division control protein 2 homolog D, which codes for MEEKAKSAMEAFEKLEKVGEGTYGKVYRAREKATGKIVALKKTRLHEDEEGVPPTTLREVSLLRMLSRDPHVVRLMDVKQGQNKEGKTVLYLVFEYMDTDLKKYIRSFRQTGGHVPPAAVKSLMYQLCKGVAFCHGHGVLHRDLKPHNLLMDPKTMTLKIADLGLARSYTVPIKKYTHEILTLWYRAPEVLLGATHYSPAVDIWSVACIFAELVTNQALFAGDSELQQLLHIFRLLGTPNEKVWPGVSKLVNWHEYPQWSPQPLSSMVKELDEEGLNLLSEMLHYEPAKRISAKKAMEHPFFDDLDKSRL